ggctggtaactgtgacagcatggaattcaaaggaggcaatagacagatgggtaagggagaaaagagaaagaccacttgggagagatgaggatcggtgccaccaccccgctgaccagaagctctcggggtgtgcggaacacgtgggcggacgaggagagagcagtaggagtagcagtgttatctgtggtgatccatgtttccgtcagtgccaagaagtcaagggactggagggaggcataggctgagatgaactctgccttgttggccgcagattggcagttccagaggctaccggagacctggaactccacgtgggtcgtacgcgctgggaccaccaggttagggtggtcgcggccacgcggtgtggagcgtttgtatggtctgtgcagagaggagagaacagggatagacagacacatagttgacaggctacagaaaaggctacgctaatgcaaggaaattggaatgacaagcggactacacgtctcgaatgttcagaaagttaggcttacgtagcaagaatcttattgactaaaatgattaaaatgatacagtactgctaaagtaggctagctggcagtagctgcgttgttgacactacactaatcaagtcgttccgttgagtgtaataatttctacagtgctgctattcggggctagctggctagctagcagtgttgtttacgttacgttgagttaaaagaacgacaatagctggctagcgaacctcagtgaattaagataatcactccaaggctacacacactaaactacacaattatcttggaaacaaagacagctatgtagctagctaacactgaactaatcaagtcgtacagttgagtgaatagcactacagtgatgctaatctgtgtgcgttagctagcgttgctagctcctgggcgaatagcagtgaaggctacgttagggcgacgaatacgataattatgcaattatctctgatacaaggacggctatgtagctagctaagaagaattgctaagattagacaaatcaaccgttgtactataatgaaatgtaatgaaaaagttatacaacctgcagagcgaagtgcgaatgcgaccgctcgctccaaccgaaCCGGTCTTTCAGTGTGCTGGCTGGGTGTTGTAGTCTTTCAGTGTGCTGGCTGGGTGTTGTAGTCTTTCAGTGTGCTGGCTGGCTAGGTGTTGTAGTCTTTCAGTGTGCTGGCTGggtgttgtagtgtttcagtgtgcTGGCTGGGTGTTGTAGTCTTTCAGTGTGCTGGCTGGGTGTTGTAGTCTTTCAGTGTGCTGGCTGGGTGTTGTAGTCTTTCAGTGTGCTGGCTGGGTGTTGTAGTCTTTCAGTGTGCTGGCTGGGGTTGTAGTCTTTCAGTGTGCTGGCTGGCTAGGTGTTGTAGTCTTTCAGTGTGCTGGCTGGGTGTTGTAGTCTTTCAgtgtgctggctggctgggtgttgTAGTCTTTCAGTGTGCTGGCTGGGTGTTGTAGTCTTTCAGTGTGCTGGCTAGGTGTTGTAGTCTTTCAGTGTGCTGGCTGGCTAACCCTAACATGCTTATTGCTGACCAACACAACTTTATTCATGGGAGCGTACAGACATTTTATAAACTTGACTCATAGTGAAAGAAATGATCGTAGAAATGTAACACGTCATAAAAACACAAGAACATTTCATCAACAATGTAAACACGTTATAAAAACACAAGAACATTTCATCAACAGTGTTTCTGGTCATGATTTGGAACCAAACAGAGATCCAAAATGGGTTGAAACAGGGGAGGGACTTATCTTGATCTTGTCCAATAAGGAACACTTGTTTTTTGTTTTCTGCTGCAAAACCGTTGTGCTACGATGTACacgaatgaatacacccctgatgtgttccgtctctcctctccagactccCCCTGTTGGTCTGAACTGACCAGTATTAACAAGAAACAGGCTGCGGAGAAGCTACCGGGTGAGTCTCCAATGTAcacactaacctctctctctctctctatgacccctgacctctaacccctgacctctataACCTTTGACCTCTAAACCCCTGACCTCTACGACCCCTGACCTCTATAACCTTTGACCCCTAAACCCCTGACCTCTACGACCCCTGACCTCTATAACCTTTGACCTCTAAACCTCTGACCTCTAGGTCAGTACCTGCCAGTGTGTGACGCAGAGGGCTACTATCGGTCCCACCAGTGCCACGGCAGCAGCGGACAGTGCTGGTGTGTCGATCGCTATGGCAACGAGGTCGCAGGGTCACGGACCCACGGAGCAGCAGACTGTGGTAGGTCCGCACTAAGCATTCTGGGGGAAATCATTTCCAACTAACTAATTGGTTTGATGCCAATAAAAAAGTTGATGGtaagttgattgattgattgactgactgactgactgactgactgactgactgactgacttagcGGTTGGCTGACCGACTGACCACCTGATTTAGGTTATTTTTGTATGTGATTaggaaaacatgaaacataaaacagaatattaaaaaacaagaacagctcaaggacagaactggttcctgtgttctgtagggtggtgtttaacCTGAGTTCCTTCCTGTttcctgtgttctgtagggtggtgtttaacctgagttccttcctggttcctgtgttctgtagggtggtgtttaacctgagttccttcctggttcctgtgttctgtagggtggtgtttaacagtggttccttcctggttcctgtgttctgtagggtggtgtttaacagtagttccttcctggttcctgtgttctgtagggtggtgtttaacagtagttccttcctggttcctgtgttctgtagggtggtgtttaacagtagttccttcctggttcctgtgttctgtagggtggtgtttaacctgagttccttcctggttcctgtgttctgtagggtggtgtttaacctgagttccttcctggttcctgtgttctgtagggtggtgtttaacagtagttccttcctggttcctgtgttctgtagggtggtgtttaacagtagttccttcctggttcctgtgttctgtagggtggtgtttaacagtagttccttcctggttcctgtgttctgtagggtggtgtttaacagtagttccttcctggttcctgtgttctgtagggtggtgtttaacagtGGTTCCTTCCTGGTTCatgtgttctgtagggtggtgtttaacagtagttccttcctggttcctgtgttctgtagggtggtgtttaacctgagttccttcctggttcctgtgttctgtagggtggtgtttaacagtagttccttcctggttcctgtgttctgtagggtggtgtttaacagtagttccttcctggttcctgtgttctgtagggtggtgtttaacagtagttccttcctggttcctgtgttctgtagggtggtgtttaacagtGGTTCCTTCCTGGTTCatgtgttctgtagggtggtgtttaacagtagttccttcctggttcctgtgttctgtagggctgtgtttaacagtagttccttcctggttcctgtgttctgtagggtggtgtttaagTTCCTTCCTGTGTTCAGtagttccttcctggttcctgtgttctgtagggtggtgtttaacagtagttccttcctggttcctgtgttctgtagggtggtgtttaacagtGGTTCCTTCCTGGTTactgtgttctgtagggtggtgtttaacagtagttccttcctggttcctgtgttctgtagggtggtgtttaacagtggttccttcctggttcctgtgttctgtagggtggtgtttaacagtagttccttcctggttcctgtgttctgtagggtggtgtttaacagtagttccttcctggttcctgtgttctgtagggtggtgtttaacagtagttccttcctggttcctgtgttctgtagggtggtgtttaacagtagttccttcctggttcctgtgttctgtagggtggtgtttaacagtagttccctggttcctgtgttctgtagggtggtgtttaacagtagttccttcctggttcctgtgttctgtagggtggtgtttaacagtagttccttcctggttcctgtgttctgtagggtggtgtttaacctgagttccttcctggttcctgtgttctgtagggtggtgtttaacagtagttccttcctggttcctgtgttctgtagggtggtgtttaacagtagttcctt
The sequence above is drawn from the Oncorhynchus keta strain PuntledgeMale-10-30-2019 unplaced genomic scaffold, Oket_V2 Un_scaffold_6470_pilon_pilon, whole genome shotgun sequence genome and encodes:
- the LOC127929317 gene encoding testican-3-like, which codes for MYTNEYTPDVFRLSSPDSPCWSELTSINKKQAAEKLPGQYLPVCDAEGYYRSHQCHGSSGQCWCVDRYGNEVAGSRTHGAADCGVVLESSGDQGSGDSLFSDDDYDDDEDDAFVLSDQIDDEDDEDDYDGEERYLS